Proteins from a genomic interval of Salinivibrio kushneri:
- a CDS encoding alpha/beta hydrolase has translation MDCRPVALFGGACTLGATIAYQLAAKGYTPVIIDHNQTTALDIVAHDPRVRFKEAPALTQDTLQVTLDQCTAQLSPFIGAVIVSELGHAYIQSLGIDGLDAFCQVEARCVVIATNRHLGSVSLNDKPATNRLQRINSISFWSDHNINTDVEILPSRKKSEVLSPLVCFLLSDESNSINDQEFKIKL, from the coding sequence ATGGATTGTCGACCCGTTGCGTTATTCGGTGGGGCCTGCACCTTAGGTGCCACTATCGCCTATCAATTAGCCGCGAAAGGCTATACCCCTGTTATTATCGATCATAATCAAACGACAGCGCTCGACATTGTCGCTCATGATCCCCGAGTCAGGTTTAAAGAAGCCCCTGCGCTCACGCAAGATACGCTCCAAGTCACGCTTGATCAGTGTACTGCGCAACTCTCCCCTTTTATCGGTGCCGTTATCGTCTCTGAGCTCGGGCATGCCTATATACAATCGCTGGGGATTGATGGGTTAGATGCGTTTTGTCAGGTGGAGGCTCGTTGTGTCGTTATTGCTACAAACAGGCACCTGGGTAGCGTGTCTCTCAATGACAAGCCGGCTACAAATCGCCTGCAACGGATTAACAGTATAAGTTTCTGGTCGGATCACAATATTAACACTGATGTGGAAATATTACCGTCGCGTAAAAAGAGCGAAGTTTTATCTCCTTTGGTATGCTTTCTTTTGAGTGATGAGTCAAATAGCATTAACGATCAAGAGTTTAAAATTAAGCTGTAA
- a CDS encoding FIST signal transduction protein encodes MKIATACTQQPDAVDAAQTLARTLLSRLSAPRLLMVYCTEQYDVDALQRAMVALFPSVPLIGCTTCGGVMTQAGYIEGPTAAVWACNDEKGSYGTSLVPHQAHRPIRDSARIALNQAIEESGRCGELPKLIALHSTPGDEETTLAAIREELGVSVPVIGGSAAADTVGGRWAIFDNKQTAQSGIAISVFYPTARVSYSFHSGYAATTKKAIVTEVRGRTLVSLDHKPASVVYRDWYEEETGQTLDLDDSLFARSTLYPLGTQTGKIHGLPYYTLSHPMFVNQDGHMELFSQIAVGQTAHFMTGTSEGLIARASRVVESANDHALRTPQPLGGLAIYCAGCMLHVKDRLDQVADNINTALYTAPFVCPFTFGEQGLFKGGELSHGNLMISAVLFHKD; translated from the coding sequence ATGAAAATAGCCACAGCATGCACACAACAACCAGACGCAGTGGACGCCGCGCAAACACTGGCGCGCACTTTATTGAGCCGCTTAAGCGCACCGAGGCTTTTAATGGTCTACTGCACGGAGCAATACGATGTTGATGCACTTCAGCGAGCAATGGTTGCACTCTTTCCTAGCGTGCCATTGATAGGTTGTACGACCTGCGGTGGTGTCATGACGCAAGCCGGTTACATCGAAGGGCCAACAGCCGCAGTGTGGGCTTGCAATGATGAAAAGGGGAGTTACGGTACATCCCTTGTGCCACATCAAGCCCATCGCCCAATACGCGATTCAGCACGTATTGCGCTTAATCAAGCCATAGAAGAGAGCGGCCGTTGTGGTGAACTTCCCAAACTCATCGCTTTACACAGTACACCGGGGGATGAAGAGACGACGTTAGCTGCCATTCGCGAAGAGTTGGGCGTATCGGTTCCGGTGATAGGTGGCTCAGCGGCGGCCGATACCGTCGGCGGACGATGGGCCATTTTCGATAACAAGCAAACCGCGCAATCTGGCATCGCAATCAGTGTTTTTTATCCAACCGCACGGGTGAGCTATTCATTCCACTCCGGTTATGCCGCCACAACGAAGAAGGCCATCGTTACAGAGGTACGTGGTCGCACCTTAGTGAGTTTGGATCACAAACCCGCATCGGTGGTTTATAGAGACTGGTACGAAGAAGAAACCGGGCAGACGCTAGACTTAGATGATTCGTTATTTGCGCGATCAACCTTGTATCCGCTCGGGACACAAACGGGCAAGATACACGGCTTACCCTATTACACCTTGTCACACCCCATGTTTGTGAACCAAGACGGACATATGGAGCTCTTCTCGCAAATCGCCGTTGGGCAAACCGCACACTTTATGACAGGCACCAGTGAAGGGTTAATCGCCCGTGCAAGTCGAGTCGTGGAATCGGCAAACGATCATGCATTGCGGACACCTCAACCTCTTGGTGGGCTGGCGATTTATTGTGCAGGGTGTATGCTTCACGTCAAAGATCGCTTGGATCAAGTCGCCGACAATATCAACACGGCCTTATACACTGCGCCGTTTGTGTGCCCGTTTACCTTTGGTGAACAAGGCCTGTTTAAGGGTGGGGAATTGTCCCATGGTAATTTAATGATCTCGGCTGTGTTATTTCATAAGGATTAA
- a CDS encoding ATP-binding protein — MTSKRVSTFERSDSDSLQETLFELSRVEAREKRLREENDAILSAISAMTEATSKTDIFASLLDVIRRYVSFDSAVALSRNRETEDAFRCLVSTERLLETVTWQTGDVFRRCVSGETVAIYKPGMVKELHCLTHQYASYLQGTALISGLTVNDSEVMLILLSHRRDAFNNEAQQVIDRFRPLIERTIMDIDYRHRLHALVGSRTQELNASRQRFQDFAQTASDWFWELDNQFQLTYLSSPNTDTDIDAEALLAKLKSDAELKTTLEAYIYTEKAFSDIEWHIASRHHDYWVSLSGRPCYNKRGELAGYRGTAKDITATKRRVVELQQARQQAELANNAKSQFLAVMSHEIRTPLNAVLGLIDALQHSSLTQEQKQWVGQMDKSAQLLLTLISDVLDLSKIESNRFSLSPSLMKPSDSVLNVYQQLIERADKKRINLSVSVSPSVPNTLFMDENRFTQILLNLVANALKFTDRGGVTVSLDAHGEHLELWVRDSGIGIDEKQIDRIFEPFTQADGSITRRFGGTGLGLSICKKLVEMMGGSIHVESEPYQGTDFCVRLPIVETPQDAEKYQAPPNVPADAVQPMSILVAEDSRANQMVVRLMLEKQGHTVTLASNGEEALARVEQTEFDLVLMDMSMPVMDGIAATKALRASGFKRPIVALTANAMDEDKQRCVRAGMDDFVTKPIRAASLTAVLHVHQPLDLSTNYR, encoded by the coding sequence ATGACGTCGAAACGCGTATCGACCTTTGAACGTTCAGACTCTGACTCTTTACAAGAAACCTTATTTGAACTCAGTCGTGTTGAAGCAAGAGAAAAGCGTTTAAGGGAAGAAAACGACGCAATTTTATCGGCGATCTCAGCCATGACGGAAGCGACGTCAAAAACCGATATTTTTGCTTCCTTACTTGATGTGATCCGCCGTTATGTCAGCTTTGATAGCGCCGTGGCGCTAAGCCGTAACCGAGAAACAGAAGATGCGTTTCGCTGTTTAGTATCGACTGAACGCTTGCTCGAAACCGTCACTTGGCAAACAGGGGATGTGTTTCGCCGCTGTGTGAGTGGCGAAACGGTTGCTATCTATAAACCTGGCATGGTGAAAGAGCTGCATTGCTTAACGCATCAATATGCCAGTTATTTACAAGGCACTGCGCTGATTAGCGGGCTGACGGTCAATGACAGTGAAGTCATGCTTATTTTACTGTCACACCGCCGCGATGCATTTAATAACGAAGCTCAGCAAGTTATCGACCGGTTTCGCCCCTTGATTGAGCGGACCATTATGGATATCGACTACCGCCATCGCCTCCATGCATTAGTGGGGAGTCGCACCCAGGAACTGAATGCTAGCCGCCAGCGCTTTCAAGACTTTGCCCAAACAGCCAGTGATTGGTTTTGGGAGCTCGATAACCAATTTCAACTGACTTACCTGTCGTCACCCAATACTGATACCGACATTGATGCTGAAGCCCTGCTGGCAAAACTCAAATCAGATGCCGAATTAAAAACGACGTTAGAAGCGTACATATACACAGAAAAAGCCTTTAGCGATATTGAGTGGCATATAGCATCTCGTCACCATGATTATTGGGTAAGTCTATCAGGCCGTCCTTGCTACAATAAGCGCGGTGAACTTGCAGGTTATCGGGGGACGGCTAAAGATATCACCGCGACCAAACGTCGCGTCGTTGAATTGCAGCAGGCGCGTCAGCAAGCTGAGTTGGCGAATAATGCCAAGTCGCAATTCCTTGCGGTCATGAGCCACGAGATCCGCACACCACTCAATGCTGTTTTGGGATTGATCGATGCATTGCAACACTCTTCATTGACGCAAGAGCAAAAGCAGTGGGTAGGGCAAATGGATAAATCTGCTCAGTTATTGCTGACATTGATCAGCGATGTGCTAGATTTGTCTAAAATTGAGTCTAACCGCTTTTCACTCTCTCCCTCATTGATGAAGCCCAGCGATAGTGTGTTGAATGTCTATCAACAGTTGATTGAGCGGGCTGATAAAAAGCGCATTAACCTCTCTGTCAGTGTCTCTCCTTCTGTGCCTAACACCTTGTTTATGGACGAGAACCGCTTTACGCAAATACTGCTTAACTTGGTGGCCAATGCTTTAAAATTCACGGACCGTGGTGGGGTGACAGTGTCACTTGACGCTCATGGTGAGCACCTTGAGCTATGGGTGAGAGATTCGGGAATAGGTATCGACGAAAAGCAGATTGATCGAATCTTTGAGCCTTTTACTCAAGCGGATGGCAGCATTACTCGCCGCTTTGGTGGTACCGGCCTCGGATTATCCATTTGCAAAAAACTGGTAGAGATGATGGGGGGCAGTATTCACGTAGAAAGTGAGCCTTATCAGGGAACTGACTTCTGCGTTCGCTTGCCGATTGTCGAAACACCTCAAGATGCAGAAAAGTACCAAGCACCGCCCAATGTCCCGGCTGATGCCGTGCAGCCTATGTCGATATTGGTCGCCGAAGATAGCCGCGCTAATCAGATGGTGGTGAGGTTAATGCTTGAAAAACAAGGCCATACCGTGACGCTCGCATCCAATGGCGAAGAGGCTCTGGCACGGGTTGAACAAACAGAATTCGATCTTGTGCTCATGGACATGTCGATGCCCGTAATGGATGGCATCGCAGCCACCAAAGCACTGCGCGCGTCTGGATTTAAACGTCCAATTGTTGCGTTAACGGCTAATGCGATGGATGAAGACAAACAACGGTGTGTCCGTGCCGGTATGGACGACTTTGTGACTAAACCTATTAGAGCCGCGAGTCTTACCGCCGTACTGCATGTTCATCAGCCATTAGATCTGTCCACTAATTACCGCTGA
- a CDS encoding DUF3634 family protein, whose protein sequence is MGYFLLISFAIFLAFMLIDRPLIVIAFKDGQLVRHKGKVPKGFLHDCQDIAKRHPFTGTVKVYSNRFKPAKVVMSRSIDNRIQQRIKNVFPHQSFK, encoded by the coding sequence ATGGGCTACTTTTTACTGATCTCTTTTGCCATTTTCCTCGCATTCATGTTGATCGACCGGCCACTGATCGTGATTGCATTTAAAGATGGTCAGTTAGTGCGTCATAAAGGAAAAGTGCCGAAAGGTTTCTTACATGACTGCCAAGACATCGCGAAGCGCCATCCGTTTACGGGCACAGTGAAAGTGTATAGCAATCGCTTTAAACCCGCGAAGGTGGTGATGTCGCGCAGCATCGATAACCGTATTCAACAACGTATCAAAAACGTATTTCCACATCAGTCATTCAAATAG
- the matP gene encoding macrodomain Ter protein MatP — protein MKYQQLENLEAGWKWAYLVKKWKDGDTVTKYIDSDEAKTAVDALLALEHEPTRVHQWIEKHMAPSLEKKLKQAIRAKRKRHFNAEQEQTRKKSIDLDYRVWEKLSQKAHELDATLSDTIEYLLSEANRSESANKQVDTLKQDLSNLLGM, from the coding sequence ATGAAATATCAACAACTCGAGAACCTTGAGGCAGGCTGGAAATGGGCCTACCTGGTGAAAAAGTGGAAAGACGGTGACACTGTCACAAAATACATTGATAGCGATGAGGCTAAAACAGCCGTTGATGCTTTGTTAGCCTTAGAACATGAACCCACGCGGGTGCATCAATGGATTGAAAAGCACATGGCGCCGTCGTTGGAGAAAAAGCTAAAACAAGCGATTCGCGCCAAGCGCAAGCGTCACTTTAACGCTGAGCAAGAGCAAACGCGGAAAAAATCCATCGATTTGGATTACCGGGTGTGGGAGAAACTCTCGCAAAAAGCACACGAGCTTGACGCGACCTTGTCAGACACCATCGAATACTTACTTTCTGAGGCTAATCGCTCAGAGAGTGCCAATAAGCAGGTAGACACCTTAAAGCAAGATCTGAGTAACTTGCTAGGAATGTGA
- a CDS encoding AAA family ATPase: MHEVDWRDAKPHYSQFSLDIAQFAHLEAASLLSLQSRLKKALTWLMSPSCPTACLTVMSADLPQYLNAYQAELATQYPEVPVVIGDAITESTLFGFAYDANKNVTASQRRYGLLHQAHDGVLILKVADILQQPRIWVRLKQYLSTGKLAWQTARADQVTELPDEAVNVRLVLVGDRQWLADFETNEPDLYDGLSAYAEYEQDIALDATTILPYFAWLKGLVTAHTHLPMTESGLVRLLQAGARESEDQWRMPLCPVWYHQLLAESVITASDALDKAAIDAAISQRYQRAAYLPERAIEDIHKGQVFIDTRGEHIGQINGLTVIEVPGHPMSYGEPARISCVVHSGDGDIADVERKAELAGNIHAKGMMIMQAFVSVALNLDDPLPYSASIVFEQSYSEVDGDSASLAELCAFVSALSQQPINQAIAITGAVDQFGRVQAVGGINEKIEGYYQVCAHRGLTGQQGVVLPKTNLSSLCLRNDVVDAIKAGQFHIWAVDDVEQALPLVTGLPFSGDDEETLLRKISNRINHFHTDDKQSCNSLFKRLKNWFGQY; the protein is encoded by the coding sequence ATGCATGAAGTTGATTGGCGTGATGCCAAACCACATTATTCTCAGTTTTCTCTCGACATTGCACAATTTGCGCATTTAGAGGCGGCGTCACTGTTATCACTGCAATCACGCTTAAAAAAGGCGCTGACTTGGTTAATGTCACCTTCGTGTCCAACGGCTTGTCTTACCGTGATGTCCGCTGACTTACCTCAATACCTTAATGCCTATCAAGCAGAATTAGCGACACAGTACCCAGAGGTGCCGGTTGTGATCGGTGATGCGATTACTGAATCAACACTGTTTGGCTTTGCTTACGATGCGAATAAAAATGTGACAGCGTCACAAAGAAGGTACGGTTTGCTACATCAAGCTCACGATGGCGTATTGATTTTAAAAGTCGCGGATATACTGCAGCAGCCGCGCATTTGGGTGCGTCTCAAGCAATACTTGTCAACGGGCAAGCTCGCTTGGCAAACCGCTCGCGCCGATCAAGTGACGGAGTTGCCCGATGAGGCAGTGAACGTACGCCTGGTGTTAGTCGGCGACAGACAGTGGCTGGCCGACTTTGAAACCAATGAGCCTGATCTCTACGACGGCCTGTCAGCTTATGCCGAATATGAGCAAGACATTGCGCTCGACGCGACCACCATTTTGCCCTACTTTGCTTGGCTAAAAGGCTTGGTTACCGCACACACTCACTTACCCATGACAGAATCAGGCTTAGTACGTTTGTTGCAAGCCGGGGCACGTGAAAGCGAAGATCAATGGCGGATGCCCTTGTGTCCGGTTTGGTATCATCAACTACTGGCTGAATCTGTCATAACGGCGTCGGATGCCCTCGACAAAGCTGCCATTGATGCTGCTATCTCTCAGCGTTACCAACGTGCTGCCTACCTCCCCGAACGTGCGATTGAAGATATCCACAAAGGGCAAGTTTTTATTGATACCCGCGGCGAGCATATCGGTCAAATAAACGGATTAACGGTGATCGAAGTGCCTGGGCATCCGATGAGTTACGGTGAGCCAGCGAGAATTTCTTGTGTCGTTCATTCCGGTGATGGTGATATTGCTGATGTTGAGCGTAAAGCCGAGCTTGCGGGCAACATTCACGCCAAAGGCATGATGATTATGCAGGCCTTTGTGAGCGTGGCGCTAAACCTCGATGACCCTTTACCGTATTCCGCCTCCATTGTATTCGAACAATCGTATAGCGAAGTGGATGGTGACAGTGCCTCCTTGGCTGAATTATGTGCCTTTGTGAGCGCGTTATCTCAACAACCGATTAATCAAGCCATCGCCATCACCGGCGCCGTTGACCAATTTGGTCGCGTACAAGCGGTTGGCGGGATTAATGAAAAAATTGAAGGCTATTATCAAGTCTGCGCGCACCGTGGTTTAACCGGTCAACAAGGCGTGGTGTTACCCAAAACCAACCTCTCTTCTCTGTGTCTACGTAACGACGTGGTTGATGCGATTAAAGCCGGCCAGTTTCATATTTGGGCGGTGGATGATGTCGAACAAGCCTTGCCGCTTGTGACAGGTCTCCCATTCTCCGGAGATGATGAGGAGACATTGCTCAGAAAAATATCTAATCGAATAAATCATTTTCATACTGATGACAAACAAAGCTGCAACAGTTTGTTTAAACGCTTAAAAAACTGGTTTGGCCAGTACTGA
- the fabA gene encoding bifunctional 3-hydroxydecanoyl-ACP dehydratase/trans-2-decenoyl-ACP isomerase, protein MKRQNSYNRDDLLASSQGELFGPGRPQLPAPNMLMMDRITNITDQGGDFDKGVIVAELDINPDLWFFDCHFPGDPVMPGCLGLDAMWQLVGFFLGWVGGEGKGRALGVGEVKFTGQVLPTAKRVRYEIHMKRVINRKLVMGVGDGHVYVDDKEIYVAKDLKVGLFQDTSAF, encoded by the coding sequence ATGAAACGCCAAAATTCCTATAATCGCGACGATTTACTCGCGTCTAGCCAAGGTGAGCTCTTTGGCCCGGGACGTCCACAGCTTCCGGCACCAAACATGCTGATGATGGACCGCATCACCAACATTACCGATCAAGGTGGTGACTTTGATAAAGGCGTGATTGTCGCAGAGTTGGATATCAACCCAGACTTATGGTTTTTCGACTGTCACTTCCCTGGTGATCCCGTGATGCCAGGTTGTCTTGGTCTAGATGCCATGTGGCAGCTAGTCGGCTTTTTTCTCGGCTGGGTTGGCGGCGAAGGAAAAGGCCGCGCCCTAGGAGTGGGTGAAGTGAAGTTTACCGGACAAGTATTGCCAACGGCTAAGCGTGTTCGCTATGAAATTCACATGAAACGCGTGATTAACCGCAAACTCGTGATGGGTGTCGGTGATGGCCACGTCTACGTGGATGATAAAGAGATTTACGTCGCGAAAGATCTGAAAGTGGGGCTTTTCCAAGATACCTCAGCATTCTAA
- the rmf gene encoding ribosome modulation factor, with amino-acid sequence MKRQKRDRLERAQSKGFQAGINGRSSELCPYQQTDARSSWLGGWREGRTSKSEMMK; translated from the coding sequence ATGAAAAGACAGAAGCGAGATCGTTTGGAACGCGCACAGTCAAAGGGCTTTCAAGCAGGTATAAACGGTCGATCGTCTGAACTATGTCCTTACCAACAAACGGATGCTAGAAGTAGCTGGCTTGGCGGATGGCGCGAAGGCAGAACCAGTAAATCGGAAATGATGAAGTAG
- a CDS encoding ABC transporter ATP-binding protein: MALIKITSAQLAYGDNPLLDKTDFILQPGERVCLVGRNGAGKSTLMKVLDGQVQLDDGSIQSQSELKVSRLEQDPPRDSQGTVFDYVAEGLAEAGDKLKQYHQLIATIETDPSDRNIAELAKVQEALDHADAWRFDNQIMVVLGALGLEGNTALKALSGGWQRKAALARALVCEPDVLLLDEPTNHLDVSTILWLEQFLKDFKGAIVFISHDRSFIGAMATRIVDLDRGKLTSWPGDYQTYLDGKEEALRVEAEQNAEFDKKLAQEEAWIRQGIKARRTRNEGRVRALKALRQERASRVELQGNANLQLDDASRSGKIVFEAENVAFSYQDKPLIKPFSFTVMRGDRIALIGPNGCGKSTLLKLMLETLTPDSGTLHVGTKLDVAYFDQYREKLDPEKTVIDNLAGGKTEVEVGGRKRHVMGYLQDFLFHPRRAQTPVKALSGGEKNRLLLAKLFLKPANLLVLDEPTNDLDIETLELLEDLLSQFQGTLLLVSHDRQFVDNTVTHSWIFEGDGTINKFVGGYHDAQQQREQYLKAITPNSRTHSTDGEADTEQKTAKPKSKPRKLSYKLQRELEALPARLEALEEEIEALQSEMNDPDFFSKSQDVTQPKLTRLAEAEQELEQAFERWEELEAMQ; this comes from the coding sequence ATGGCATTGATTAAAATAACCTCCGCCCAGTTGGCGTATGGCGACAACCCATTACTGGACAAAACTGACTTTATTCTCCAGCCAGGTGAGCGCGTGTGTCTGGTAGGGCGCAATGGCGCCGGTAAATCTACCTTGATGAAGGTGCTTGATGGTCAGGTACAGCTCGATGATGGCAGTATTCAAAGTCAGTCTGAACTCAAAGTCTCCCGGCTTGAACAAGATCCCCCCCGCGATAGCCAAGGAACTGTGTTCGATTATGTGGCCGAAGGTCTCGCGGAAGCAGGGGACAAACTCAAGCAGTATCATCAGCTGATCGCGACGATCGAAACCGATCCTAGTGATCGCAATATTGCCGAGCTGGCCAAAGTGCAAGAAGCGCTCGACCACGCTGACGCTTGGCGCTTTGATAATCAGATTATGGTGGTGTTAGGGGCGTTAGGCCTAGAGGGCAATACCGCGCTTAAAGCCTTATCTGGCGGTTGGCAGCGCAAAGCCGCTTTAGCGCGCGCTCTGGTTTGTGAGCCGGATGTGTTGCTTCTTGATGAGCCCACTAACCACTTGGATGTCTCGACCATTTTGTGGTTAGAGCAATTCTTAAAAGATTTTAAAGGCGCAATCGTTTTTATCTCGCATGACCGCTCGTTTATTGGCGCGATGGCCACACGTATCGTTGATCTTGATCGCGGTAAGCTGACCTCATGGCCAGGCGACTATCAAACCTACCTCGACGGTAAAGAAGAAGCGCTGCGAGTGGAAGCTGAGCAGAACGCTGAATTTGATAAAAAACTGGCTCAAGAAGAAGCCTGGATTCGTCAAGGTATCAAAGCACGTCGTACCCGTAACGAGGGGCGAGTGCGCGCACTGAAAGCGCTACGCCAAGAGCGTGCGAGCCGCGTTGAGTTACAGGGTAACGCTAACTTGCAGCTCGACGATGCCAGCCGCTCCGGCAAAATTGTGTTTGAAGCAGAAAACGTCGCCTTTAGCTATCAAGACAAGCCGCTGATTAAGCCATTTAGTTTCACTGTGATGCGCGGCGATCGCATTGCGCTGATTGGCCCGAACGGATGTGGTAAAAGTACGCTATTAAAGCTGATGCTTGAAACACTCACCCCGGACAGTGGCACTTTGCATGTAGGCACAAAACTGGATGTGGCCTATTTTGATCAATACCGGGAGAAGCTAGATCCAGAAAAAACGGTTATCGATAACCTGGCGGGAGGCAAAACCGAGGTTGAAGTCGGTGGTCGTAAGCGTCACGTGATGGGATATTTGCAAGATTTCTTATTCCATCCTCGCCGCGCTCAAACCCCAGTTAAGGCACTGTCTGGGGGCGAGAAAAACCGTCTGCTGTTGGCTAAGTTGTTCCTCAAGCCAGCGAATCTATTGGTTCTTGATGAGCCAACCAACGATCTCGATATCGAAACGCTGGAACTATTGGAAGACTTGCTTTCGCAATTCCAAGGCACTTTGTTGCTGGTCAGCCACGATCGTCAATTCGTCGACAACACGGTCACTCATAGCTGGATATTTGAGGGCGACGGTACCATTAATAAGTTTGTTGGGGGATATCACGATGCCCAACAACAGCGTGAGCAGTATCTTAAAGCCATCACACCCAATAGCCGCACGCATTCAACGGATGGTGAGGCTGATACGGAACAAAAGACGGCAAAACCTAAGAGTAAGCCACGCAAGCTCTCTTATAAACTGCAACGTGAGCTAGAAGCCCTGCCAGCGCGGCTTGAGGCGCTAGAAGAAGAGATTGAAGCATTACAATCAGAAATGAACGATCCTGACTTTTTCTCGAAAAGTCAGGATGTTACCCAACCTAAACTGACTCGATTAGCAGAGGCTGAACAGGAACTAGAGCAAGCCTTTGAACGCTGGGAAGAATTGGAAGCGATGCAATAA
- a CDS encoding glutaredoxin family protein, producing MTLVLFSTEGCHLCEQAWALYQSLGYQTPLNSQDIAFDDTLFERYGVTIPVIAIRDQSGAVRAELGWPFDHTQLQAWLTQHGID from the coding sequence ATGACACTCGTATTGTTTAGTACGGAAGGGTGCCACCTTTGTGAACAAGCGTGGGCACTCTATCAATCTCTCGGTTATCAAACGCCACTCAACAGTCAGGACATTGCCTTTGACGATACGCTCTTTGAGCGTTACGGCGTCACTATCCCTGTGATCGCAATACGTGATCAGTCTGGAGCGGTGAGGGCTGAATTAGGATGGCCGTTTGATCACACACAATTACAAGCTTGGTTAACGCAACATGGCATTGATTAA